A window from Prochlorococcus marinus CUG1435 encodes these proteins:
- the gloB gene encoding hydroxyacylglutathione hydrolase — MEFNKASNIIGLRVLNDNVIWLWVKDKSVVVVDPSVHEPVIKYIDENNFHLKAILQTHHHSDHIGGTKSLIERWPKVKVIASSREKKRIPFQNVSVEDGETLNILGEEVKIIEVLGHTSSHIAFFLNGKNPILFIGDTLFSGGCGRIFEGTYQQMYSSLERIKSLPKNTLIYCAHEYTKSNILWALNLKPKDQDIKNKLSEVEEKLSLNELTIPFLLDEEMKINLFLRAKNLEEFTFLRANKDLWV; from the coding sequence ATGGAATTTAATAAAGCTTCCAATATAATCGGACTCAGAGTTTTAAATGACAATGTCATTTGGTTGTGGGTAAAAGATAAATCCGTTGTTGTTGTAGATCCATCTGTTCACGAACCAGTAATTAAATATATAGATGAAAATAATTTTCACTTAAAAGCTATTTTGCAAACTCATCATCATTCAGACCATATTGGAGGGACGAAGTCTCTTATTGAAAGATGGCCAAAAGTAAAGGTGATTGCATCCTCAAGAGAAAAAAAACGAATACCTTTTCAAAATGTATCTGTAGAAGATGGAGAAACTTTGAATATTTTAGGTGAAGAAGTAAAAATAATTGAAGTATTAGGGCATACAAGCTCACATATTGCCTTCTTTTTGAATGGGAAAAATCCTATTCTTTTTATAGGTGATACATTATTTTCTGGAGGCTGTGGAAGGATTTTTGAAGGAACTTATCAACAAATGTATTCTTCACTAGAAAGAATCAAATCTTTACCAAAAAATACTCTTATATATTGTGCACATGAATATACTAAGTCAAATATTTTGTGGGCATTGAATCTCAAGCCTAAAGATCAAGATATAAAAAATAAACTTTCGGAAGTTGAAGAAAAACTTTCTCTTAATGAATTGACAATTCCATTTTTACTTGATGAAGAGATGAAAATAAATCTTTTCTTAAGAGCAAAAAATTTAGAAGAATTTACTTTTCTAAGAGCAAATAAAGATTTATGGGTTTAA
- a CDS encoding ATP phosphoribosyltransferase, translated as MFTIALPKGALLKDSISTFKRAGLDFADALDENNRSLTFESNCKRAKALLVRNGDVPVYVSYGQADLGIVGYDVLRESELKVAKLLDLGFGGCHMSLAVKKNSNYSKPTDLPANCKVASKFTKTARAYFEELNIPVEIVHLTGSVELGPITGMAEAIVDLVATGKTLKENGLIKIDDLYYSTARLIGNPLSMRLDDNHLRDTILSIESTNAL; from the coding sequence ATGTTTACTATAGCTTTACCAAAAGGAGCTCTGTTAAAAGATTCAATTTCAACTTTTAAAAGAGCTGGGTTAGATTTCGCAGATGCGTTGGACGAAAATAATAGATCATTAACCTTTGAATCAAATTGCAAACGGGCAAAAGCTTTATTAGTAAGAAATGGAGATGTGCCTGTTTATGTAAGTTATGGTCAGGCTGATTTGGGTATTGTTGGGTATGACGTTTTACGGGAATCTGAATTAAAAGTCGCAAAGTTATTAGATTTAGGATTTGGTGGTTGTCATATGTCGTTGGCGGTTAAGAAAAATAGCAATTATTCAAAACCAACTGATCTTCCAGCGAATTGTAAAGTAGCAAGTAAATTTACAAAAACAGCAAGAGCTTATTTTGAAGAATTAAATATTCCTGTAGAAATAGTTCATTTGACAGGATCAGTCGAGCTTGGTCCTATTACAGGTATGGCAGAGGCAATAGTTGATTTGGTGGCAACAGGAAAGACTCTTAAAGAGAATGGTTTAATAAAAATAGATGATCTTTATTATTCGACTGCAAGACTAATTGGAAATCCATTGTCTATGAGGTTAGATGATAATCATCTCAGAGATACTATTTTATCAATAGAATCAACTAATGCTTTATAG
- a CDS encoding ABC transporter ATP-binding protein codes for MFFKDFRRIKKLGKYFTKDKKTIYLILIVLLPVSFSGAIQPLLVGQAITILKNETTDVWLSKTFFGQSINAIILTLFITVLLRLVLQGYQTYNIQAVGQRLTARIRRELFDHSISLSLKYHDKMPVGKLLTRLTNDVDALAEVFGSGAVGVIADFVSLIVISLTMLSIDRGLAILLLLTQIPVSYFIIWLQKRYRRANYQVREELSQLNSDFQENLQGLEVVQMFRREAFNSKKFSKTGVAYKKAVNGTIFYDSSISAFIEWISLAAVSLVLAVGGYLVTSGNIGLGTLTTFILYSQRLFEPLRQLAERFTQIQGGLTAVERINELLDEEIQIKDSTSAKHFLENVKNVNKKFKGKIEFKNVNFFYNEGEHIIKNLSFRINPGEHVAFVGPTGSGKTTIIRLLCRLYEPQSGQILIDDIDIKDIPIAILRNMLGVVLQDTFIFSGNVADNLKLNSNIDNLELKNLCNELGLDNLLKKLPEGLNTFLRERGGNLSSGERQLLSVARVAIRNPVVLIMDEATAFMDPSTEATLQKDLERILSKRTALVIAHRLATIESSDKILVLKGGSLVEEGTHSELRLKKGLYFQLSELQQNGFVNF; via the coding sequence ATGTTTTTTAAAGATTTTAGAAGGATTAAAAAGTTAGGTAAATATTTTACTAAAGATAAAAAAACAATCTATCTAATCTTGATAGTTTTGTTACCTGTCTCTTTCTCTGGAGCTATTCAACCTTTATTAGTTGGTCAAGCAATTACTATTCTAAAGAACGAAACTACAGATGTTTGGCTGAGTAAAACTTTCTTTGGGCAGTCAATAAATGCCATAATCTTAACTTTATTTATAACTGTATTATTAAGATTAGTTCTGCAGGGATACCAAACTTACAATATCCAAGCAGTGGGACAACGTTTGACAGCAAGAATAAGAAGAGAACTTTTTGATCATTCAATATCTTTATCTCTTAAGTATCACGATAAAATGCCTGTTGGGAAATTACTAACGAGATTAACAAATGATGTTGATGCTTTAGCCGAGGTCTTTGGTAGTGGGGCAGTTGGAGTCATTGCTGACTTCGTCAGTCTGATAGTAATTTCTTTGACAATGCTGTCAATTGATCGAGGGCTTGCCATTTTATTACTTTTGACTCAAATCCCAGTTTCATATTTTATTATTTGGCTTCAAAAACGTTATAGAAGAGCAAATTATCAAGTAAGGGAAGAATTGTCTCAACTTAACTCTGATTTTCAAGAGAATCTTCAAGGTTTAGAAGTCGTTCAGATGTTCAGAAGAGAGGCTTTTAATAGTAAGAAATTTTCCAAAACTGGAGTTGCTTATAAGAAAGCAGTTAATGGAACAATATTTTATGACAGTAGTATTTCGGCATTTATAGAATGGATTTCTCTTGCTGCAGTTTCCTTAGTTTTGGCAGTTGGAGGTTATCTCGTTACTTCTGGAAATATTGGTTTAGGAACATTAACAACTTTTATTTTATATTCCCAAAGACTTTTTGAACCTCTACGGCAGCTTGCAGAAAGATTTACTCAAATACAAGGAGGTTTAACAGCTGTAGAAAGAATAAATGAATTATTGGATGAAGAAATACAGATTAAGGACTCTACTTCCGCAAAACATTTTTTAGAAAATGTGAAAAATGTAAATAAAAAATTTAAGGGCAAAATTGAGTTCAAGAATGTTAATTTTTTCTACAATGAGGGAGAGCACATCATAAAGAATTTATCGTTCAGGATCAATCCTGGAGAGCATGTAGCTTTTGTAGGGCCAACTGGTTCAGGTAAGACCACAATAATAAGACTATTATGTAGATTGTATGAGCCTCAATCAGGCCAAATATTAATCGACGACATAGATATCAAAGATATTCCTATTGCAATTCTTAGAAATATGTTGGGAGTAGTTTTGCAAGACACCTTTATCTTTAGTGGAAATGTTGCAGATAATTTAAAATTAAATTCCAATATAGACAATCTTGAATTAAAAAATCTTTGTAACGAATTAGGGTTAGATAATTTGTTAAAAAAATTACCAGAAGGTTTGAACACCTTTTTAAGAGAAAGAGGGGGAAATCTCTCTTCTGGAGAGAGACAACTTCTTTCAGTAGCTCGAGTAGCGATTAGAAATCCTGTTGTTTTAATAATGGACGAAGCAACAGCGTTTATGGATCCCTCTACAGAGGCTACTTTGCAGAAAGATCTTGAGAGAATTCTGTCAAAAAGAACAGCATTAGTAATAGCTCACAGATTAGCAACTATTGAAAGTTCTGATAAGATTTTAGTCTTGAAAGGGGGATCATTAGTTGAAGAGGGAACCCATAGTGAATTGAGACTTAAAAAGGGTTTATATTTTCAGCTCTCTGAGCTTCAACAAAATGGATTCGTGAATTTTTAA